The Brassica napus cultivar Da-Ae unplaced genomic scaffold, Da-Ae ScsIHWf_702;HRSCAF=1020, whole genome shotgun sequence genome contains the following window.
CTGATGATGAAGCCCTAACGTCAACGACACTCCTCCATTTGTGCTGCTACTCATTCCCGCTACATTAGACGACGCAATACCGTAGGAGAAGGCAACCGCGCCGCCGCTACCACTGTTTCCAGCGTTCATAAAGTTGTTGCTATTATTGTTGGTGGTGGTGCCATGAACGTCGTCATTTTGCACCCGCCTAGCGGGTGATGAGTTATTGTTAGCTCTTTGCTGAGCCGTGGAGGAAGAAGGGTTGTTGTTATCGGGGAAGACGGTGGTGGTGTTACGCTCGTCCCTCCAAGAAGAAGATCTCTGAGATTGTCGAGTCTCTAGCATATGAATCTCTTCCACCATCGGCTTCCATACCCTAACTCGTGCGTTTATGAACCAATTCGATACCTAAAAATAATACAGTTACTAATCCACcaataatataatacatttgcaaaaaaaaaatcttaagatAATTAATGGTTATCAATCATAACCTAATAACCTAGGAAGTAAAACTAAGGAAAGCAAAAAAGAAACCCTAGgtatttagttaattttatttaatgacgAACTAAATTCTTCACACTAGAAATAAACTGGACTAAATAGAGTTATTGGAATGTAAATACTGCattattttgttgtattttaaattcatatttTGCTTTATTAAAAAGCCGTTCTAGATTATTTCCTACAAAATTAACTTGTGTaaaaatttcaagatttttttgGACAAGAATATATAGTGCAATACTTAGTGAAGGCTGATAAACGTACATAACCGCAGAGAGCAGAATCTCATTTTGTAAGCTTATATGCGCATAGTTTtcctattttctaaaaaaaactatttatatgcGCTTAATTATATAGTAAGAAATGCCTTAAgctatgaagaagaaaaaacaagaaataaaggaaaaacaaaacTGAAGATTTCCCAAGTGAAAACCtgatgaattttcaaaaaaaaagaagaagcgaAAACCTGATTTCTGGAGAGACCCGTCTGTTTAGCCAACATGAGTTTGTCTGTATCAGTTGGATAACTGCAACAAAAGATACACACACCAATTATTTTTCTCACAATATATACTCATATACAGACACATGATTACATTTACAAAACGACATATCCATGTCCGAGAGCAAACAAGCATTCGAAATGTCCCATCAAAAACATACTTCCAAGTTATTATACACTTCTATGCATACATACACATTCTTGCATCTATAGCTATGTAAtcacaatcatataaataagtGGTGCATGTCATCCTGACACATTAATATCAAAAATGAGATATGATGTAGACATATAGATATCGGATATTGGACTTTGCTTATGTCAAGTTACAACTGTAacttcaataaaataaattgatggTCTGATTGAATTGACATGGTTAACACATAGGACAGTTAGAACTAAGCTCAAACTCAAATAAACtgctttcaaaaccataaaaaatatatatggctaaaatcataaatacttaCGGATGCAAAAAGTGATCGAAGAGCCAAGCCCTTAGAACGGTGACTGCGCGTTCGGGTAAGCCCCGGTGCGGTCTCCAAACAGGAGCATGGTTGTCAGGAAACCCATGTCTTTGACCAGCAGAACACAAGCCTCTACTACTATCACTTCCTCCAAATCGCATAGACTCAGTTCTATTCTCAGATATCATCAGATGACcagattgttgttgttgtatctTGTTATTTGTGCTAAGCTGTAGTTGCTCCGTTATAGCATTCTTCAAACACTTGAAATGCCTAGACAATGCCTTTAAGGTTAAACTCGCGTAAGGAGCTGCATGCCCGAGACCTGCTACGCATTCGAATGAACCCATCACAGCTTGAAGCTGCTCATAGTATTGCTTATACCTCTTGTAAACCTTGTAAAACGTCATGAGGAAATGTCTTTAGATTCGAATCCATTATCTaactaaaaatatgtaaattatagcTTCCATTGGATCAGACATTATCTTCtcacttaaaaaaatatgttaatatatatacctcGGAATAAACTAATCATAGTCTTTAAACCCCTATCTTTAAGTTCACATAAGTACATAAACAGTCTCGTGCATATATTCCCTTTCATAAAGAAGAAATTCTCTTTTTATCACTAAATTTATATCCCTAAGATTTGAAGCATCCAATTCACAAATCTAGATATcccttataattaatttagaTTTTAGTATAACCTTAAAATCTATTAAACGTAACAAATAAGGAAGAAGGGGGGCAagccttgtatatatatatcatgtcaTAATATGGGACTTAATAAGATCATTCTATACTTCTATTCATGCTAAACGTAGGGAACGTTTAATTAAAATGAATgagataaaatatattaaaacgatatagattttaaatggcTTTGCAAGAGTTTCATTTTCCAAGGAAGATCTTTTTAGGAGACACCAATTTATCACATatcatttatcaaattttgtCTCCAACTTCGAAGGACACCGACCAAAAACTGTGAACATTTTAACACAGTAATACACATATGTACATGGAAGTATGAGAAAGTTTAAGACAATACTAATCGCTGAATTAACAGGTTTATCTGGTTCTTTATAAGGAATATAAAACAAGATTGTATCATTAATATATAATACCTCGTCCAGCATGGAGATGAGCTTTGATTTGTTCTTCATATATTCTCCTCCACCGGAGTCGGAAGTGCCGCAGAGACTCTCAACCGTCGGATCAAAGAGCAAAGAAGAATCGTCTTCGTCGATGTTTTTGTCGGTGTAAATACCATGACCCACATTACAGAACTCATCAAGAAGTATCTGTGCTGGTTTCAAGAACCTCGATCCTTT
Protein-coding sequences here:
- the LOC106433525 gene encoding BEL1-like homeodomain protein 9; the encoded protein is MADAYEPYHVLQQSRRDKLRIPSLDSHFHFHHPHPPSSSGGGAGVYPLGDSDYLAAGGFHSNNNSHISNPSYSNFMGFLGGPSSSSSNAVAVAGDHSFHDGLSSGDVLVFKPEPLSLSLSSHPRLTYDLVVPGVVNSGFGRSAAEAAAATVTVASRSSGPLGPFTGYASILKGSRFLKPAQILLDEFCNVGHGIYTDKNIDEDDSSLLFDPTVESLCGTSDSGGGEYMKNKSKLISMLDEVYKRYKQYYEQLQAVMGSFECVAGLGHAAPYASLTLKALSRHFKCLKNAITEQLQLSTNNKIQQQQSGHLMISENRTESMRFGGSDSSRGLCSAGQRHGFPDNHAPVWRPHRGLPERAVTVLRAWLFDHFLHPYPTDTDKLMLAKQTGLSRNQVSNWFINARVRVWKPMVEEIHMLETRQSQRSSSWRDERNTTTVFPDNNNPSSSTAQQRANNNSSPARRVQNDDVHGTTTNNNSNNFMNAGNSGSGGAVAFSYGIASSNVAGMSSSTNGGVSLTLGLHHQIGLPEPFPMTTAQRFGLEGGSSGGGGGSYGGGGGYEVQNRQFGRDFIGGSNPQFLHDFVG